Proteins found in one Zea mays cultivar B73 chromosome 1, Zm-B73-REFERENCE-NAM-5.0, whole genome shotgun sequence genomic segment:
- the LOC118471934 gene encoding xyloglucan galactosyltransferase KATAMARI1 homolog, with product MRRRPVLPAHHDDVDKGGGKPASSRLCFLATLCAMFWVLIFYFHFAVVSNDPAASAAQGAEARIAGAHTRIPERDGASRVDVPLAFASEPPPPPPPPPPPPAARPKEAEDEVAAGVRREEAPPEVAAPYPFERALRTAENQSDPCGGRYIYVHDLPPRFNEDMLRDCEKLSVWTNMCRFMSNDGLGPPLGNEEGVFSDTGWYGTNQFSVDVIFGNRMKQYECLTKDSSVAAAVFVPFYAGFDVARYLWGYNITTRDAASLDLVEWLMNKPEWSVMGGRDHFLVAGRITWDFRRLTEEEADWGSKLLFLPAAKNMSMLVVESSPWNSNDFGIPYPTYFHPAKDAEVFLWQDRMRSLERPWLFSFAGAPRPGDPMSIRGQLIDQCRSSSLCKLLECDLGESKCHSPSTIMKMFQSSMFCLQPQGDSYTRRSAFDSMLAGCVPVFFHPGSAYVQYTWHLPKNYTTYSVFIPEDDIRSGNASIEERLKSIHPDVVKQMREEVINLIPKVIYADPRSKLETLKDAFDVSIEAIINKVTKLRRDIIAGQEDKDFIEENSWKYSLLDDGQQAIGPHKWDPFFSKPKDKGGDSSGSSAEAAKNSWKSEQRGQD from the coding sequence ATGAGGCGGCGGCCGGTCCTGCCGGCCCACCACGACGACGTGGACAAGGGCGGCGGCAAGCCGGCGTCGTCGCGCCTCTGCTTCCTCGCCACGCTCTGCGCCATGTTCTGGGTCCTCATCTTCTACTTCCACTTCGCCGTCGTCTCCAACGACCCCGCCGCCTCGGCGGCGCAGGGCGCCGAGGCTCGCATTGCCGGCGCCCACACCCGCATTCCCGAACGCGACGGCGCGTCTCGCGTCGACGTTCCCCTCGCCTTCGCCTCGGagccgcctccgccgccgcctcctcctcctcctcctcctgccgCGCGGCCCAAGGAGGCGGAGGACGAGGTTGCCGCCGGAGTCCGCCGGGAGGAGGCGCCGCCCGAGGTCGCGGCGCCGTACCCGTTCGAGCGGGCGCTCAGGACGGCGGAGAACCAGAGCGACCCCTGCGGCGGCCGGTACATCTACGTGCACGACCTGCCGCCGCGGTTCAACGAGGACATGCTCCGGGACTGCGAGAAGCTCAGCGTCTGGACCAACATGTGCAGGTTCATGAGCAACGACGGGCTCGGCCCGCCGCTGGGCAACGAGGAGGGCGTGTTCTCCGACACCGGCTGGTATGGCACCAACCAGTTCTCCGTGGATGTCATCTTCGGCAACAGGATGAAGCAGTACGAGTGCCTGACCAAGGACTCGTCCGTTGCCGCGGCGGTGTTCGTGCCGTTCTACGCTGGGTTCGATGTGGCAAGGTATCTCTGGGGCTATAATATCACGACGAGGGATGCGGCGTCGCTTGATTTGGTGGAGTGGCTGATGAACAAGCCCGAGTGGAGCGTGATGGGTGGGCGGGACCATTTCCTGGTTGCCGGGAGGATCACCTGGGATTTCAGGAGGTTGACGGAGGAGGAAGCAGATTGGGGCAGCAAGCTGCTTTTCTTGCCGGCTGCAAAGAACATGTCGATGCTCGTGGTGGAGTCGAGCCCGTGGAATTCAAATGATTTTGGAATACCATATCCTACGTACTTCCACCCGGCCAAGGACGCTGAGGTTTTCCTTTGGCAGGATAGGATGAGGAGCTTGGAACGCCCATGGCTGTTCTCGTTTGCAGGCGCTCCACGTCCTGGTGATCCAATGTCCATCAGAGGGCAGCTCATCGATCAATGCAGGAGCTCAAGCCTTTGTAAATTGTTGGAGTGTGACCTTGGGGAGAGCAAGTGCCACTCCCCGAGCACAATCATGAAGATGTTCCAGAGTTCTATGTTCTGTTTGCAGCCCCAGGGTGACTCCTACACAAGAAGATCTGCCTTTGACTCGATGTTGGCTGGCTGCGTGCCTGTTTTCTTCCATCCCGGTTCAGCGTACGTCCAGTATACATGGCATCTCCCAAAGAACTATACAACGTACTCTGTATTCATCCCTGAAGATGACATCCGTTCTGGAAATGCCAGCATTGAGGAGAGGCTAAAGAGTATTCACCCAGATGTGGTCAAGCAAATGAGAGAGGAGGTCATCAATCTGATACCAAAGGTGATATATGCCGATCCAAGATCGAAACTGGAGACATTGAAAGATGCATTTGATGTTTCCATAGAGGCGATCATTAACAAAGTGACAAAGTTGAGAAGAGATATCATCGCAGGCCAAGAAGACAAAGATTTTATCGAAGAGAATAGCTGGAAGTATAGTCTGTTAGACGATGGACAGCAGGCAATTGGACCTCACAAATGGGATCCATTCTTCTCGAAGCCTAAAGATAAAGGTGGAGATTCTAGTGGTTCATCTGCAGAAGCTGCCAAGAATTCTTGGAAAAGTGAACAGAGAGGACAGGATTGA